The window GTGGAAGAGTGGATGAAATGTTGCAGCTTTTGGAGAGAATGAGGGTGAATTTGTGTAAGCCGGACGTGTTTGCGTACACGGCGATGATCAGGGTGTTGGTTTCGGAGGGTCATTTGGATGGTTGTTTGAAGGTTTGGGAGGAAATGAGGAGGGATAGAGTTGAGGCGGATGCGATGGCGTATGTGACTCTGGTTACGGGGTTGTGTAAAGGAGGCAGGGTGGAGAAGGGGTATGAGTTGTTTAGGGAGATGAAGGAGAAGGGCTTCTTGATTGATAGAGCGATTTACGGGGTGCTGGTTGAGGGGTTTGTGGAAGACAGGAAGGTTGGGGCAGCGTGTGATTTGTTGAAGGATTTGGTGGCGTCGGGGTATAGAGCAGATTTGGGGATATATAATTCTCTGATCAAGGGTTTATGTGATGTTAAACGGGTTGATAAGGCATATAAGCTTTTCCGAGTTGCAGTTCAAGAGGGTCTTGGGCCAGATTTTGCAACGGTGAATCCAATTATGGTGTCTTATGCTGATATGAGAAGAATGGATAACTTTTGCGACTTGCTTGCACAGATGGAGAAATGTGGTCGTCCTGTTATTGATGATCTTTCAAAATTTTTCTCCATGTTGACTGAGAAGGAGGATGGAGTAATGATGGCTTTGGAAGTGTTTGAAGAGTTGAAAGTTAAAAGTTATTATAGTGTTGCGATATACAATATCCTTATTGCTGGCCTCCACAAATTTGGGAAAGTGAAGAAAGCATTATCCCTCTTTGATGAAATGAAATCCTTTAATTTCCAGCCTGACTCGTCCACTTATAGCTCCGCGATTATATGTTATATGGAAGAAGGGGATCTCCATGAAGCTTGTGCCTGTCATAATAAGATAATTGAGATGTCTTGTGTTCCTTCTGTAGCTGCCTATCGCTCTCTTGCTAAAGGGCTTTTCAATGTTGGAGAGATTGATGCAGTTATGCTGTTAGTCCGGGACTGCTTAGCCAGTGTGACAAGTGGGCCCATGGCTTTCAAGTACTCTCTTACCGTTCTCAATGCATGTAGATCCAAGAATGCTGAGAAGGTGATTGATGTAATGAATGAGATGATGCAGCAGGGTTGTCCACCAGATCATGTTGTATACTCTGCTATAATCTCTGGCATGTGTAAGCATGGCACAATAGAGGAGGCAAGGAAGGTATTTTCAAATTTGAAAGAGCGCAAACTCATAACAGAAGCCAACATGATTTTGTATGATGATATGTTAATTGAACACATGAAGAAGAAGACAGCAGATCTGATAGTGTCAGGTTTGAAGTTTTTTGGTTTAGAATCCAAGTTGAAAGCAAAGGGTTGTAATCTGCTGTCAGGTTGAAGTTACGAAGCCAGGTACTGATTGAACCAACTACTTTAGGTTTTACCATATTAAATACGGGATTGGAGAAAAAAAAAATCATAACTGGGTGTGAGGATTTCTCTAAATAGGAACATTCTGAAGTTCTAAATATAAATGTTAGTTTTTGCTCCCATTTCTAGCTGTACATCCCAAAAGGAACCTGAAAGTTTATTTTACTTTGTTCATGCAGCATCAAAGTGAAGACAAGCTACAAAATGCTCCCCAATGATATCTGTTGCATAGAGTCAGCACATTTTGGTAAAGCCCGATTTCCAATCGACCATTATCCTTTTCTGAAATTCAGAATGCCTGCCACACGAAAGTGAGTTCCATATTTCCATGTCATCATCAAAACTTTATTATGGTAAAGGATCTGAAAACCATGAATCGTTGCTGTATGGCCTGGCAATTGAAGCTTTACATAAATTGGGTTTCTTAGCCAGGATTTGGTGAACTGTTTATCTTGTTCATATATCATGTATGACGGTTGCAGATGTTGGACGTGACAAATACAATTCATACATTTTTTTCTCTTAGGAGGCAGTGTTTCATGATACAACAGTGAGACTACAAGAGTAAGTTTGTCTAACTATACTCCTAGGCTAGTATAGGATTGACTAGGCAACCTATATACAGAATGGAAACTAAAGAAATTCCATTAGGTGATCTAACAGGTACTAATATTAATTGTAATAATTCCACTTTAAAAATTTGGGTCACCAGAACTTTTTGAAGTTTGTTTCAGCAGAATGCATGTGCAGTTCTTCAGGTTGTTTAATATGTTTTTGTGTCGGTGCATTGGATGTATGTTATCTGAATTTTGGCAGGTAGTCCATTTCCAGAAATAATGAAAATACATCACTTCGTCAGCACAGGTATCCTCCCCTCACTGAAATATCCCCTAGCCTGAGGTAATTCCCGCAGGTTTGTGTTTCTACATATACATAGTACAGTTTCTTTATAGATGATGAATATGATTTCTCTCATTTGTTCATGCAGCCATCTCTTTTGTCTGATGTGTCATTGAAGATCGGCTCGCTATCTCTTATTGTGATTCTCAATGATGATTCTTGTTGGCATACAGATTTGATTATGAAGAAATCATATTCAAATGTGTGGGATGTTTAAGGGACAAAGTATGGGATGTGTAATTTTCCAACTTAAACATTCTTTTGTCATACTGGCGTTTTGCTCTTTCCCAACTCCTGTGTTTGATTTTGTGATTCACTCCGCAATTTCGCTTACATTCTGTAAATCGTTTTATCAGTGAGAACTTTTGGCTACAATTTGGCTCTATTCCGCAAGACAGCTTCATTCACTCTTATTTCTCACTCTGTGGAGGCATTGGTTTGCTATTTCACACAGTTCAAGGGAATGGAGTCCTTCTAAAAGTAGGAATCTCCTAATGCTATGAAAGGAAGACACGTGGTCTGCTGGGGAGTTTCTTTTTCTAATTGACAATTCCAACATGCATTAGGAAACATATTATTTTAATTTTCTATTCTGGTTTCCCGTTTTTAGTTGGGAATCTAACTTCAAATTTCCCAAAACGATCGTCTATAAATCAGCGGTAACTGGGAGCATGAACTACTTACTACCCGAAACCTGTAAGATCAGAGCAAGCCGGCTGAAGATAAAGTCACTTCTTTGGTTTATATATATACATTCATAGTGCTGGAATAAGATCGTCGATAGATAATGGCTCTTCTTCCTTGTCCAAATAATAGAAACATGGAACTGTTACCTGATCAGAGGAGGGCTCGCAAGAAGATGTATCGCCGAAAGATGAATATATTTAAGAAGGCGGAGGAGCTTTCCATACTCTGTGGTATCGATGTCGCTGTAATCCTGTTCCAACCAGCTGACAAGAGTACCACTGCTCCACCAGCAGTAGAGACTTGGCCTAAAGATCCTACAGAAATCAAGCGCATTATCCGCAGATACCAGGCAAAGAGTTCCTGCAGTCACGCCTCATCTTCTAACACAAGCCTGCCGGCAATCAAAGATCCTTCATCTTCATCTCCATCTCCAAGTGTGCTAGGGAAGATAAACTGCTCAAACTTGGATTTGTCCTTGTCTGGTTTTTATGATTCGCGAATGAAAATTTTAAAGGATGACAGAGGCAAGAAGAAGTTGCATGTTGATAGTGATGAGAACATAAATTCCGAAGAGGCATTGGGGATGCAGTACGAATTTCACACTAATTGGAATGTTGCTGGAGAAAATGAAATGTACAAGGTTGACAACGAATTGAGGATTGGATATCATGATCATGAGGCAAAGCTTGCTTCACTGGAAGCTAAGAGAGAAGCTATAACAAAGAGGATTGCTTCGTTGGAGGGCTAGGCTACTTATGTTTAATTCCAACTCCTGTACTTTATCATCCTAGTTTGATTCTCCCAAAATAAGTTGTTTGTTATTTGGATATTAGTCTTAATTCTTGATTCTTCAATGTAAGGAGTGCTAATTTCATGATTTATCTCCCTACCCCTTTTTTTTTTTTTTTTTCTGCTTTTTCATGTCTCAGAAATGTGAACTGCAATATATCAGATCATAATACTTGAGATTGATGTGTAAATCTTATGAAAAGAAAATATCCCTTGCAACTCATAAGATTAATGTATCTTCATTCCATACTTATCTTTTTTACATACAAACACAGACACAATACATGCCGTTGGGGGTATTCAACCTTTCAACTTACAATATTTGTCTCTTGGGAAATAAGGTGCAACTGGACTCAACCCTACAAAATCGTCAATATAGGTAACTGGCCGGGAGCTACAAGTCTACAAGGTTCCTCTATTCCCATTTACAAAATCACAATGACACCAGAGGCTGATCTAAAGATGACACTATAACAAGAACATCTAGACTTCCCTTTTAGGACGATTACGAGTTCGTGGGACGGCAGATTTTTCTTCCAGAGACATGTCAACTTCATCATCCTCATCAGTTTCCCTGATAGCTTGGTTAATTGCAACCTGATTCAGAAGCACATACATTATGATTTACTTGAAAAAAATACAATAATAATAATAAAATCCAGCACAGAACACTACCAAAAACAGTCACAAACAATGATAACTGCCACACAGTTTCCAAATTTCTCGTGGAAAACTTTTCTCAGCGGCTGATTATGTGAGGTCACACTTATTATAGTGGGAACTAAACTTACATGCCAATCCTATCATTCCTATGTACTTAGGAACAGTTAGCATGGCTTCATAGCACATTGAATGCTAGTTGACAGAATTTGCTTAGCCAAACAAAAGTAGCATGGACAAATATTCTGTTAGAATCTCATACTTGATATTTAGTAATTGAACAAATCATAAACTGCTGTGTTTGCAGCAGCATTTCCAAAATTCTCAACTTTCCCACACATCCTCTTTAGAAATTAGGTACTCCAAAGCTGAGAGGACTTTTCACATTGATGCTTTGAGATCATATACCCGAAAACCATGCGAACAAGAAAATAGTAGCACAAGGTATCCCTAATCACAATTTAGACAAGGTTTTCATGCATGACATTTCAAAGTAGAATCTTCATCATAAACACATTACTTTTCTCTAAAACACATCTCTAACAAAAACCATAACAGATAGAACCACAGTGAGATCAAGTAACACATTAAGCAAGGAAAGTAAACTAAACACTAAATATCTGATCTTTGTTAAAACTGAAACTACACTAACCAGAGTTTGAAGAGAATGGGGGACAAACTAAACTAACCTCCTCGAGGTAGTCTCGGTCGAGCTTGTCGGCGATCCGGACGGAGGTGAAGACGGTGAAGGCGATGAGGGAGAGCGGCAGAAAGAAAGCGAACAGGTACTGCTGCGTGGTGGGGCCCGCCCTGGTCACCACCGTCACGCCTCTGCTGTTCTTGCTGTTGGAGGGTGGTTTCCCGGCCAGAAGAAACCGAACCGGCGGCACGTGGGGAGGCTTGAACGAAGCACGTGACGAGAAGAGTGAGGGAGGAGAGAGAGTGAGAGAGGCGGTGGTGGCGTTGGAGATGAGAAGAAGCTTTGCCATGGTTAGCAGCTTGTTTGAGAGCACTGGATGGATAATACTTATATAAGTCGCTCCAGCTTACGTCAGCTTAAATATGACCTCTAACATTTTATTTTTTATTTTTCTTAACAGGGGCTAAACGACCGTCCTAATGTCTTAACTGTTAATAAAACCGTAAAATATAAAGAGGGACATAAAACCTAAATCACATATTACCAAATGAAAAACTGTACCTAATTCGTTACACAACCTCCCATAATTTTGAACAAGTAGGCTTGCCATTCTAGAGAAGAAAATCATGATCAAGTGTCATCTCAGTAAATTGACCACTTTCTGTTAAGCAAAATGAGTAACAAACATAGATGATGAGTTGATGACCATTAGGAAACATGAAAAACGCCTCTGGTGACCACAGATAACATCAATAATAACAAATCTCAAAATTTATACATATATTTTAGTATCCTAATACACAGATTTCTACAATACAACAATTCCAAACTCTCAAAATGGTTCATCACAGGTTTCTATCTATACACAACAATGCAAGATTTCTTGTTGAACCCCAACTTACCTGATATATCCTGATCTATAGAGGCCGCACAGAAATCCATATCAATTGTTCACCACGCTTGGACAATGATCGGGAAGAACCAACCCGAATGAACCTCCAACAACAAGCCTGTCTACCCTTTTACTTTTCTCTCCTGATTCTCCATGCCATTTAACTTGTTGACCCAGAACAAGCAATCATGTTGTGAGGTCTATTACACTTCAATGGTGAGTTCATTAAAATCAATTACTGGAGGGGCCAATGGTGGAACGGCAAATTCTTGGAATTCAGCAACTTCAACATCCAAGGTTTTCCTGGCAGTAGCCTTATTCTCTCTGCTTATACCTATCTTCCTCGACGGGTGGGATACAGAAGCAGTAGCCCTAGAGGAATTACTACTATCAATTGTTGCCAAGAACTTTTCCTTTGAGAGTGTTGTTGGGGCAGATGCAATAACAGAGCTGAAGACTCCCGACTCCCTTAGTCCTTGGATAATGGCCTGAGATGAACAAAAGATATAGACTTCAATATAAAATAGAGATATATGTATCTATCAATCATTAAAAGTTTAAAACTAATTCAATGTGTTGTAAAGACAATGTAGTTTCAAACCATTCAAACCTTTTAACTCCAAAAAGTAGATCAAGTGCTTACATGAGTTCAACTATTATCAGAAACAAACAGATGGCTACAACATACTATCTTAATTCTTTCTTTGTATTCTTTTTAATTTGTAGTTAAAGCACTTTCCACTATAGTATGAGAGATCATGAATGAGACTCAAAAGAGAGAGAGATGGGAGAGAATGACGAGATTTAATGAGGCGGGAATGACGGGAAACAGTAAGTAAAAAATAAATAAAAAAGATGTTGAAGGGGGAAAACTGACAATAAGAACAATTAGAAGCTCAAGACGCAATAACAATAAGACAACTGCCAAAAGAAAAGGCAAGACGTCTATGAACATTATGGGACAAATGAGCATGTTAATGTATAGTTCTGTGATAATTTAACTTCATCTTCACAATATATGAAAATAAAATTACCAGATATCACATGAATCAAATATATAACTACAGTAGCAAACTCAAACGTTTCCTCTGCTGTATGATATCAGTGGATAAAAACATTTTCCTGCTCTGGAAATTTGAGACTTTTGTATCTCGTTATATATTGCTCTTAAGGGGCTAAGAGAATTGAAAAAAAAGGCTTACCATTGGCGCATAAATTCGGGTCAAGATGCCTTTTCTCAAAAGTTTTATTTTTATATCTTTGTCATCCCATACAATGTGTTCATGGTACCTAGAACAGGATCATAAAACATAAGTCAATTAACAGTGGATTAATTAAGGACATACAAAAACGAAAGTAAGCTACTGCCAATCAGTTTCTCATAAGAGTAAGCTTCAAATTAGCAATTAAGAGAAAAAGAACTTACCATTTCAGCATTTCCTCCTCAGTTGCAGTTGAAGCAATTATGAATGCCTGCAATGTTAATTGCTTAGTTGAATATAAAGAGTAAAGAAAATAAAATGCAATAAAATTATGACTGACAGCTGGAACGTAGTAC of the Fragaria vesca subsp. vesca linkage group LG6, FraVesHawaii_1.0, whole genome shotgun sequence genome contains:
- the LOC101296400 gene encoding uncharacterized protein LOC101296400, with protein sequence MAKLLLISNATTASLTLSPPSLFSSRASFKPPHVPPVRFLLAGKPPSNSKNSRGVTVVTRAGPTTQQYLFAFFLPLSLIAFTVFTSVRIADKLDRDYLEEVAINQAIRETDEDDEVDMSLEEKSAVPRTRNRPKREV